TGCCTGCTCACGGGTCACAGCATTTTCGGAGGAGACAGTTATTTTTTCAGCATTGCCGTGAAGTGAAAATTTCCCGATCCCGGCTGCAAGACTCTTTTCACCCGCATCCCGGACGACAGAATAAAAACCAATGTTTTGCAATAATTCATTGGAGCAAAACAATACTGTCTTGAACTCCTGTGGAGTCATTATTTTTTCATACATACCCGACAGATATCCTGTAAATTTCACAAGAAACTCGTTGTTGCAGACACCTTCGTAATCATATGAGAATTCCGGAGTACCGGTTTCCTCTATCACTTCCAGTTCAGGCAAATCCATTATTTCCTCAGTTGTTAAGTATGCCGATTACTGTAATATCATCCCTCTGCGATTCATTTCCACGATGCATGTTAAATTCATTTTCAAGACGCTCCAACTGGTTGGATGCACTGCTGCCCTGCAACTCAATTAATAATTCCCGGAACCTTTTTGTACCGAATTTAGTATTTTCACTGTCATTCTGATCAATAATGCCATCAGTAAAGATATAAAACGCCTTAATATCTCTGAGGCTTAAGGTGTGAGTTGTATATGTAATAACTTTCCGGTTGTCACCGATTGACTTTCTGTCACCCTTTATCTCATTAAAACCGTCTTGGTTAAAATAAAACAAAGGTCTGTTGGCAGCGGAGTACTTCAATGTCTGTGCTTCTGTGTTGACAACACAGAGAGCAATATCCATACCATCCAGTGTTTCAGTGTTCGACTCTTTATTCAGCTCGGTAATTATTCCGTAGTCAAGCGCCTGAAGAATTTCACCGGGCTCAATAATATGTTTAGTGTAAACTATCTCGTTAAGAAGGGTATTCCCAATTAATGACATAAATGCTCCCGGGACTCCGTGCCCCGTGCAGTCAACCGCAGCTAAAATCTGATTTTTGCCGACCTCCCCAAACCAGTAAAAATCTCCGCTGACAATATCCTTGGGATTGTAGAAGAGAAAACTTTCAGGGAACATGCTCGAGAATCTAACATTGTCCGGTAGAATGGCCGTTTGAATCCTCTTGGCATAATTGATGCTGTCGGTGATGTATTTATTTCGTTCCGACAGAGCTTCATTTTGACGCTCAAGGTTAGCCCTGGCTTTCAAGAGTTCCAGATGATTCTTTACGCGAGCTAAAACAATCGGCGGGCTGATCGGCTTGGGAATAAAATCGACAGCCCCGAGTTCAAGCCCGAGTGTTTCATCTTCAACGGATGATTTACCTGTGATAAAAATTACGGGAATGTTTTTTGTTTCAGGATTTGCTTTCAATTGCCTGCAAACCTCAAATCCATCCATGCCCGGCATCATAATGTCTAACAAAACAAGGTCAGGTTTGTTCTTACCGTTTGCTATTTTCAGAGCGAGTTCACCGTTGATTGCAGCACTTTTCTTAAAATCCTTTAGAACAGAGCCCAAAACATCAAGGTTTTCAGGGGCATCGTCCACGATCAGGATTTTGTAATCGTAAATTGTATTCATATAAAGGGATTATATTTAGTTATGGTGTGTGTTTTTTCCTGACAGCAACCGGCTTTTCTGCCTGAAAGCTTAGACATTAGAATCTTTTTGTTGGAATCAAATAAAATTCGGTGTATCATATTTTGTTAATTATGGAAATTAATTTAACAATTCCTAAACTTGAATTCAAATTCAAAGTATGTTTTTTGCTGAAATATTTGCCAAAAGTTCAAGCGCCTCATCAAACTCATAATCTTTTAACGATACTGAAACCTTGTTTAAATCTTCCTTAAACACTGAGATACCTGAAAGACTTAAAATTTCTTCGAGTTTGTTGGATGCGGCAAAGTCGTTATCCTCGACTAATTGTATTAATTCGGA
The Ignavibacteria bacterium DNA segment above includes these coding regions:
- a CDS encoding response regulator, producing the protein MNTIYDYKILIVDDAPENLDVLGSVLKDFKKSAAINGELALKIANGKNKPDLVLLDIMMPGMDGFEVCRQLKANPETKNIPVIFITGKSSVEDETLGLELGAVDFIPKPISPPIVLARVKNHLELLKARANLERQNEALSERNKYITDSINYAKRIQTAILPDNVRFSSMFPESFLFYNPKDIVSGDFYWFGEVGKNQILAAVDCTGHGVPGAFMSLIGNTLLNEIVYTKHIIEPGEILQALDYGIITELNKESNTETLDGMDIALCVVNTEAQTLKYSAANRPLFYFNQDGFNEIKGDRKSIGDNRKVITYTTHTLSLRDIKAFYIFTDGIIDQNDSENTKFGTKRFRELLIELQGSSASNQLERLENEFNMHRGNESQRDDITVIGILNN
- a CDS encoding SiaB family protein kinase; its protein translation is MDLPELEVIEETGTPEFSYDYEGVCNNEFLVKFTGYLSGMYEKIMTPQEFKTVLFCSNELLQNIGFYSVVRDAGEKSLAAGIGKFSLHGNAEKITVSSENAVTREQADKISKKLESYNRLNPEELKVLYKQKLKEQSPEDSKGGGIGFIEIIRKTKNPVVCSLKTIDGSLFLNLTITVWRKAHHE